The genomic interval GGTCTTTGAGTAGCTACAATTAAATGGATTCCTGCTGCTCTAGCTTTTTGACCTAACCTTTTAATTAGCTCCTCTGTTTTCTTGTGCGTATCCATTAAGTCAGCTAATTCGTCAATGATAGTTATGATGTATGGGAGGGGGTGATTTGATTTTTGATTATATGATTCAATATTACGTACACCTGCATTTGAGAAAGTGTTGTATCTGTTTTCCATTTCCACTATCAATGAATTTAGAATTTGATAAGCCTTATCCATGTCAGTAATGACCTTTTTGACATGAGGAACATCCTTATATATCCCTAATTCAACTTGCTTAGGATCAATTAAATACAATTGCAATTCATCAGGTGTCTTACTTAACAATAAAGAGAATATTATACTGTTTAGAAATACGGATTTCCCACTTCCTGTTGCTCCTGCTATTAAAATGTGAATGAGCTTTTGTAAGTCAGCGAATAATGGGTTTCCAATAGAATCCTCACCAACAACAAAAGGTAAAATAGCTTCCTTTGTAAATTCCTTCCACTGTTCAGTTTCCATTAAGGATCTCAAGTATACAACTTCTCTATTCTCACAAGGTAAATAAAAGTTAATTGTTTCTGGTTTATCGCCTATTTCCATACTTACAGCTTCGTTGCCAATGGTAGCTTGAATGTTTTTGAGATTCTTTTCAACATGTGAGTAGGTTGTATCTTTAGGAATAGTGACGGTTGCCTTTTGTAGGGTAGCCCCCTGTTCAATGCTCTGTATCTTTAATTTGCTTTTGGTAATATTTAATCGGCTAAAGGCTGATTCGAGTAATTTAGTAATGGATTTATCAATTACTTGGTTTCGCTCTTTCCCTCGTGGTAATAGTTCGATGAAATTTACACAAGAGGTATTGACTAATGATTTATCTGTCTTGTTTTCTATCAGAGCAATGGGTTGATTAGACGTTTCCGAGTCGCTTAGAATATTCATTACCTCACTTCTAGAGTAATAGATGTTTTTAGATGTTGAAGAAAAGTTTTTCTGACGAATATCTTCAATAAATTGGTCATTATTTTCTACAGTTTTTACAGTAATTTTGTTGAAAAAGTCTAATTTTTTGAGTAAATCATTAACATTTTGAACAATTTCTTCACTGTTTTTACTATTAATTAAAAATCTCATTTCCATCCTATAATTTGGTTCCAATATTTTTTCTTCTACATCAGTGCTGTACGAATGACTAATTTCAAAATTTCCTATCTTATTGAAAAGCTTAATTAAGCCAGTTTGAATATTTCTAATTACCGCTACAGAAGAAGGATAATCATTGCCTTTGAGGTAGTCGTCATACATATCAACTAAATTTTCTCTCCACCTCCCTTTATACTTTGATATTAAAATCTGATTAAACAACACTCCGTCTAAAACATCAACATTCATTATTTTATTTATCAAGTCAATTGGCTCATTATATAAAGGAAGAAATGTTGGATATTCCATAGTTAACTCATAACATTTGGATTGATTTTCGTAGTAAAGTATAGGAGTATCTAGTGATGAGATAGGTAAATCGATCCTTAAAAAGCTTGGTGAAAATGCGAGGATTTCTTTTTTAGAGGGAGTATTAGCTATTTCAAAACCAAATACCCCTTCTGAAGCATGATTAGAGTCAAGAAAGCTATCCATTACATCTTGTTGGAATTGATTCATTTTATATTTAATATACCTATAACTTCTTTTTTCTAGTTTCATATGAATTACCTCCCTATTTTAGTAAGTCGTCAACAAATCGCCTGTTGTGTTGCTTTCTCAGTTTAGTAATTTTCGCTAACTTTTCTTGTTGCTTATTCTTTATAAATTGAGTCGGTCTGAAATTCTTAAATGTAACTGTTTTGTAAATTCCTAGTGCAGTATTTTTATATGAATCATACATACTGAATATATCCCCATCACCTCTACTGTACGCTTTAACTATTTGTGGAGGGTTACTAAGTGAAGTTAGTGCTCCTATTGTCACCAACAGCTTAACGAAAAACATTTCTGGTGAAATGAATCTTGTTCCATATATGAATACTCCTAATAGGACTATGAATGTACCATAAACTAATTGAACCATTGATAATCTTTTTATATGATTCCACCACTGATGGAATAAATGAGAATGTCTGTCAAAAACCCAAGCTGACAATGCGAGAGGACTTATAGCTGATAAGCAAAATAATTCCCACCATCGTTTACCTTGTTGTAAAAATATAGGGATTAGTAAGGATAACAATGTTACATCGAATAGCAACAAGATCAATACATCTATTTCTCCAACAGTTACGAAATTTGCAAATGAGCTACCATTGAGTGTTATTCCTCCAACTTGAGTAATTCCTTTTGTAATTTTATTAATTAACTCAAATGATTTCTCGAACAAGAATGGTGCAAATCCTGTGGCTGCAACGGCTAATGGGAAACGTTTTATTATTGTTTTAAAATCCGTATGTCTCTTTTTTAGTAATTTCATAATCATTTCATAAATGGTAAATAGAATAACTATGCTTACAGATATCATTGAAAATGTAGTAGAAGTATTTTTTACAAATGAGTTATTGAATAAAAATAGAGGAGTTTGGAGGACGATGGTTGTTAGAGTTTCATAAGTAAAGGAAAGAAGGTCTAATGACCACTGATATATGTGTTGATTTATGTTTTTAAAATACTCAATTGTTTTATTCGCTTCCTCAAAGAATCTAGATATTTCGGACGTAAGTCCTCCCCTTTCAGCTATCGCTTTACCTGAAAAGTAACCATTACTTACATCTCCTCTTTCTAAGAATGATTTAGCCTGAGTGAATTTAGCGAATAGGAATGTTGTAGAAATAGCAGTGGTTGGAATCAATACTTTTTTAGATGTGTTTAGAATGGTTTTAAAAACATTGAAAATCCTCCTAACATCGAAGTTACTACGTAATATAGTAGAAAAATTAGAGGAGTGGCGATTAGAATTTGTATGAATCCTTTTATTATGTCGGTGCTCCATTCCATAGCTTCTTTTTTCTTTCTGAACTGCCTTAGTGTTCCTGCTGCTATTAGAAGTATTACGGATAGAAGAACTGAACCTCCCAGAGCCAGCCTGATTAATTCCATAATCGGTTCGATTAGATCTGTTGGAAGCCCTGTTTCCATTATCTGTTGAGGTTGTGTATTCTGTAATTGAGATGCCATTGATTTTGACGTTAATGTCAGAAAGCTTATTGTTGTTCCTATGAATGACTTGATGATTTTGTCGTACTTCTTTCTTTGTTTTTTGGAAAGATTCATCACCTCCTCTATCATTGAATTTGGAAAATTTATTTCTTTACCTACATCAAATGATGACCGTTGATAATTAATGTAATCTTGAGGCTCTTTCACGCAAAGATTCACTTTGATCGTTGTTTGCATTTTTATCACCTTTCTTTTTAAAGTTTAATTCGTACTCATGGAAAAACTTCAACATTCCAGAAACACCTACGCCAATTCCGCAAATACCTGCTAACTTGACAACTCCACCAACAATTAAGGTTGTTACCATTTCATTCACTCCTTTGTTATCTAATACATCATATGTTCATGATATTCGCCTAGTGAATTGTCCGATACAATTTAATAATTATTTTTATTTTTCTGCAATTTCCCTATAAAGACAACTAGATATTGGAGGGCATCCTAACGCTATCCAAATTCTTAGAAAATAATCCAAGGAAGGCTGATTCTTATTCCTGAATATCAGGCTTATATTACTTGGTTCAATATTAGTCATTTCAGACACCTTTTGTTGTGACAGGCTCTTTGAGTTTGCAATTTCCTTGAAATTATTTTTAAGTCTATACGGTTTGCCTAAGTCATCTAAACCAGCAGATAAATCTTGATTCTCTATCTGATCTAAATAATGATACAAAGTGCCAATGATAAAATCCTCAACAGTGTTAAACCTTTTTCCTTTATTAAATAAATCATTTTTTAAATTTCTGTGTTGAGTGAGTTTTTCAATTTTATCCATTGTTTCTTTTTTAATAAGTAAATTTATACTAGTGTATTCCACGTATAACTCAACTCCTTCTTGGACAGTATATGATTAAATACATCACCTTGGAGGAAATTATGACAACATTCAAACGAGATGATAAAGATATTGACCGACTAATAGATGAAATATTTGACAGTTCTGATAAAAATAGAGGTGAATCTAAATGAGAGGCTTTGGATGGGCTACTGATGACAGACTTGCTTGGCAAATCGAATTTGAAAAATTAACTAAAATTGACTTTGACAGATTAAATATTGAAAAAGATAAGCTGTATAACATTTTGGAAAAGCTTTATGAATGGCATGTAATCCGTTGAGAAAATGTTAATTAAATGCATTTTCATGTCAGTGTATAAGCTCATGTGCTGTTGGAAGAAACTTAAGAAGCTGAATTTCGTAGATGCTGATTGTACAAAATATCCTACATCGTTCATATGCTGAAGACTGTCTATATAGGGAGTTGGATCAATAAATTCGCTCCCTTCTTTTAATCCAAAATGTAAATGACTTCCTGTTGAATGACCAGTATTTCCTGCATACCCAATCAAGTCACCTGCTTCCACTTGTTGCCCATTTTTAACTGCGAATTCTGATAAGTGTCCATATATCGCAGTCTTTCCATCTTCCCATTCCACAAATACCGTTTTTCCAGCATTAGTGCTGCCGTAATCGGCTGTACGAACAACTCCCTCTTTTATTGAGCGTAAAGGTTCGCCAACCTCCATTTTTAAATCGATGCCATTATGAGGTTTTAATCTGAAGGCTTCCTGCTGATGAAATTTCGAGGTGATTTTATACATTTTGAAACATCCTTTCTTAGATGTAAATCTAAGTTGTTATTTTTATAGAAAAGTAAAAATTAAGTTTCATTACCGAAAATTCATATTATCAAAATCTGCTTATTTGCCTCTTGGGTAATTACCCACTATGGGTAACATGGTTCGGTAACGAGATATACAAGCAATCGGTAATGAAGTGGGTAACGAACATTTAGTATATTGATATATTTACTTTTTGTATTTATTTAGAATGTCAGATAAGCTTTTCTTCTTTTGAGTTTTAGATTTAGTTTGAAAACTAATCGTTGAGACCGGAATACTTACGTCAGCAGATAGTACATTTTGAATAGATTGAGATTGACTTTCTACGATGTCTTTTATTTGTTGTAGTCTAGTTGGATTAAACTTCATTCCCGTTAAAATTGTGAACACTTTCCCCTTCTCTCCTGTATACCACCCTTCAAATACATCAAGTGGTTGAGTAGTGAATGATGAGAATATTTCTTTAGGTTGAATGAGACTCATTAAAGACTCTTGACCATCAAATATTAAGCCTGTTCGTATAACTTGATCAAAACATGGTGAAGTGAAAATGTTATTACTCCATGATTCTTGAATTGCCTTATTTATATAGGAAGGTTCTAATGAAACTCCATTTGATAAATTTGAAATATCGATGTGGGATATATTAAGGAATCCTTTGGTTTCAAATAAACGGAGGATATCGTTTCTGTCAATGTTACCAAATGCAGTGTTACGTTCTGTGTATTCAATTAGAGATATGATAGAGTGTACAAATTTGGAGTTTACAGCGTTGTACAGTTGATTCTTACCTATACCTAGAGTAAATACATTCTGATTGTCTATTGGAGCTATAGCACACTCTAAATTAGAAATTTCAGCAAGTGTATTTAATGAGTTTAGTTGTGAGTTGATGGATTCTGTTGTATCAGGGATGATTGGGCAAAGAACGAGTGTTTTATCCATTTCGTTCATTAGTAATTCGCTAATTATTGGTGTGATTCCTGATCCTGTTCCCCCTCCTGTTGAAAATATGATGAATATTAATTCTGTGGAAGGTTGTGAGAAGTGTTCTTTAATGAAGGAAATAGCAGTTTCATAATTATTAGACATTTGCTCTGCTGCTAAACTTCTATCTCTGCCTACTCCTTCGCTTCCTTGTAATAATAATTTATTTTCTACGTGTACACATGCTGATAAATCGGATTGAGAGTAGTTGATGATAGCTGTAGGTATTCCATATTCAGCAAACTTATCACAAATCATACTTCCACCCTGACCAATTCCAATACAAGCAAACATTATACACTCACCTCTTCTGTAATTTTCTCGATGGCTAATTTGCCAAAATGAGTAATGAAGTATTGATGATGTTTTTTACCATTGGCAATTTCAATCATTCCCATTGCTTCAAGTCTTAATAGTGAGCGTTTAAAAGTGAAGTCACTGATTTGTGTCTGTTCGAGTAATTGCTTCTTATTTAATGCTTTTAATACATTTGTTGAATCCTCTGAATAAAGTACATTTAACATAGACAAGTCCTCATGAGTTAAACGGTTGGTTATAAACGTGAAGTAATCCATTTGTAAGTAGCCTCCTAGATGTTTGTAAGTGACTTACAAGATACTTATAAGTGAGTTGTGAGGTTTTTGTTTGTTGTTTGTAAGTGATTTGTAAGTCTTGATAAATATTATGCAGGTATAACTTGTCTTGATTCCATTATTATAATAAAAATTATTATTTTTTAATTTGAAATATTTCTCAATCATCTATTTACATAATTTTATTTATATACTATAATGAATGTAACAAGAGGAGCACCCCTTCTCTTCAATGAGCAATTTAATAAAATTACATATTAAGAGTTTAATAACAACTTAGAATGGAGGTGAGAAAGATGGAGCGTAATAAATTTATTCCGAGCGAGGTGATCGCTTATTTAGAGTGGAAAATCGGTAACAACCTTGAAACCGATGAAGAAATGAGAGTATATGAAGATTATAAATGGAATGGGAAATTCAGTAGAAATACATATAAGCAACTATTGAAAGAAATGTACAAAGAATATCGTGGCGAGTAATACATATAATGAGCCTATTGGTGTAAAGTGCCGATAGGCTTAGTAAGTAAAATTACACATATAGGTGGTGTTTTGTTATTGGCTAAAGGATTAGATAAACAAGTGTACATATTTAGTATCGGCACAGAGAGCTTCTACACCGATGAAGAAATGATTCTACATAATAAGATTTCAAAGTTACATATACTTAAAAAATCAATTAAAGAAAAATTACGTAAAATTGATACATCGATGACTGATAATCAAACAAGTGAATCCGAAAAAGACATCTTAATTGAAAAGAAGAAGAAATTAAACAAAGGAAATCGAAAATTAAATGAGTTTCTAAATAGATATAAAACAGAATTAAAACATCTTCTTTTTAATCACAAAGGCATACGAACTCTAAGACAGGACACCTTAAAGGATAATAAAAAGATTGGAATGTTTGATTCTGCATTAACAAGAACCATAGGAATGAAAACAGATCAAGTTTCAACGAGTCTCTTTGTTGTCAGAGCTTATTATTACCAAGTGTTAAAAGAGATTATAGAAGATGGATTCATATATGAAGGTGAAAAATACATCTACTTCTCTTCTAGTGCAGGACAAATTCGTACTAAAAAAGCAGTATTCATCAAAGAAGCATTATGGAATAAACATGAAGGTGCTTTAACTTGTGGCTTAAGTATTGATGAAATCAACGAAAAAGGTGGATGTAATGTCAACAAGCTATTGGCTTATAAAGCATTGACAGCTTCAGCTTCAAAAAGATGGGATAACTTTGACATTGATAGAACAATCGTTGTTCCAGATTTAGAAACGAAAGTAACTTCAATGTTTGATTATATCAATCGTGATACATACGAGATTACTAGACAAGAAATGAGTGTCCCTATTGAACATACAGATGGTTGCGGAATTATATTGCCTAAAAAGTCGAAGAAATCGTTCATGGTTAGGTTGCCTTACGTAAAAGGATTGTTAGTTCCATTTGCTTTTGATGATTTTGCAAAGGAATACGGTAACACTAAAGTTACAGATATCTACGGCAAAGAATGGGATATTATTGAAGACAATATTCAAGTAATATTTACAGCTTCCCAATTCAAAATGAAGAAATATTATGAGGATTGGAACGATTATAAAACAAGATTCAAAGAAAATAAATGTCAAGCTGTAAAGTTAAATGAAGAGGATATCGGAGAAAATGCAACTCTGAACTACCAGATGATGCAAACTCTCACTGACATTTCCACAAAAGAATTGAAGGTTTTAGCTCAACCTACTGTGGACGATATTTTAAAAATAGGATCTGATAAAGAAACTATGTTAAGGATTCTAGGTGCTACAGAAACAAACAAAAGGAAAAATTATTATCAAGAAGCACTATATATCTATCCTGAACTACTGAATGATGAACACTCTAAGAAAATCATAAAAGACAAAAAGAAATCAATGGTTAACGATGCGAGAGCTGCTAAATTGAGAATTAACGGGAAGTATATTTATCTTATTCCAGACTTATATGCATTCTGTGAACGGCTATTTTTAGGTAAAGAAAGTCCAACAGGGTTACTCGGAAACGGTGAAGTTTATTGTGGTATATATAATGAAGGGAAATTAGATATTCTACGTAGTCCTCATTTATATAAGGAGCATTGTATTAGAGAAAATAAGTTTAATGAAGAAAGAAAAAAATGGTTTATTACAAAAGGTATCTATACGAGTATTTTTGATCCAATCTCTCGCATACTTCAATTTGACAACGATGGGGATAAAGCACTAGTCATACAAAGTGATTTGTTTACGGAAATCGCAGAAAGGAATATGGAAGGTATTGTTCCTCTGTACTATGAAATGGGTTCAGCAAAAGCAGAGACAATTACTAATACAAAGATATATGACAGTCTATTGTTAGCTTTTAAAGCGAATATCGGAGAAGTTAGTAATAACATAACAAAAGTCTTTAACAGTAATAATATTGATTTACGAGTTGTGAGATGGTTGACTGCTGAAAATAATTACATAATCGATTTTGCTAAAAGCTTATACATGCCTACAAGACCTGAATGGGTAGATAAACTTATTCGAGGGTACATAAAAAGTAAAGTCCCCTACTTCTTTATTGAAGCTAAAGATAAAGAAAAGAATAAGGTTGAACCAATTAATGACAGTACAGTGAATAGATTGAGAAAGATAATCCCTAATAAAAGGATTAATTTTGAAGAAATCGCTGGAAAGTTTGATTATAAGGTGATGCAAAGTGAAGAAGTTGAATATCTAAATGAAGAAATAATCAAGAGATATGTAGAGTTAGATAGAAGTAAAAAATGGATTGGTAAAAGCGTAGAAAAATTAAAATCAAATGATCGGATGTATATTTTCAAACTCATAAGAGAAGAAATGTCTAAAATACATAGCGATGAAAATAGAATAGTCAATGTTTTAGTTGAGTATCTATACAATAGAAAGAACA from Peribacillus asahii carries:
- a CDS encoding FtsK/SpoIIIE domain-containing protein, which codes for MKLEKRSYRYIKYKMNQFQQDVMDSFLDSNHASEGVFGFEIANTPSKKEILAFSPSFLRIDLPISSLDTPILYYENQSKCYELTMEYPTFLPLYNEPIDLINKIMNVDVLDGVLFNQILISKYKGRWRENLVDMYDDYLKGNDYPSSVAVIRNIQTGLIKLFNKIGNFEISHSYSTDVEEKILEPNYRMEMRFLINSKNSEEIVQNVNDLLKKLDFFNKITVKTVENNDQFIEDIRQKNFSSTSKNIYYSRSEVMNILSDSETSNQPIALIENKTDKSLVNTSCVNFIELLPRGKERNQVIDKSITKLLESAFSRLNITKSKLKIQSIEQGATLQKATVTIPKDTTYSHVEKNLKNIQATIGNEAVSMEIGDKPETINFYLPCENREVVYLRSLMETEQWKEFTKEAILPFVVGEDSIGNPLFADLQKLIHILIAGATGSGKSVFLNSIIFSLLLSKTPDELQLYLIDPKQVELGIYKDVPHVKKVITDMDKAYQILNSLIVEMENRYNTFSNAGVRNIESYNQKSNHPLPYIITIIDELADLMDTHKKTEELIKRLGQKARAAGIHLIVATQRPSVKVITGDIKANLPSSFCLRLKSQHDYKTVFGKGIPFNLLGNGDAVASIEGNQKEFERFQSPVVSLDDDEVVDILDELSNQIGECDTKELEIIDPESNLDKLKRLIATTGEKRVAALRKEMGIRINDVSELMQQLTEEGWLEKQGRSYNIIATEEELNKWRES
- a CDS encoding helix-turn-helix domain-containing protein — encoded protein: MEYTSINLLIKKETMDKIEKLTQHRNLKNDLFNKGKRFNTVEDFIIGTLYHYLDQIENQDLSAGLDDLGKPYRLKNNFKEIANSKSLSQQKVSEMTNIEPSNISLIFRNKNQPSLDYFLRIWIALGCPPISSCLYREIAEK
- a CDS encoding M23 family metallopeptidase; this encodes MYKITSKFHQQEAFRLKPHNGIDLKMEVGEPLRSIKEGVVRTADYGSTNAGKTVFVEWEDGKTAIYGHLSEFAVKNGQQVEAGDLIGYAGNTGHSTGSHLHFGLKEGSEFIDPTPYIDSLQHMNDVGYFVQSASTKFSFLSFFQQHMSLYTDMKMHLINIFSTDYMPFIKLFQNVIQLIFFNI
- a CDS encoding DUF7394 family protein, with product MVTTLIVGGVVKLAGICGIGVGVSGMLKFFHEYELNFKKKGDKNANNDQSESLRERASRLH